A window of the Amycolatopsis solani genome harbors these coding sequences:
- a CDS encoding glutamate synthase subunit beta, giving the protein MADPKGFLTTTREEPKRRPVDLRLMDWREVYEDFASTKLEKQAGRCMDCGIPFCHQGCPLGNLIPEWNTLVWRDDWRQAIDRLHATNNFPEFTGTLCPAPCETACVLGINDDPVTIKRVEISIVDRAFEEGWITPEVPAVRTGKKVAVVGSGPSGLAAAQQLTRAGHSVVVYERADKIGGLLRYGIPEFKMEKSRLDRRLAQMEAEGTEFRASVNVGVDLPVADLLAHDAVVLAGGATDWRDLPIPGRELDGIHQAMEFLPPANRVASGELEKSPFDASGLDVVVIGGGDTGADCVGTSHRQGARSVTQLEIMPKPPELRSDAHPWPTYPMIYRVSSAHEEGGERLYAVNTQEFLGDDTGRVRALKLVEVRNEGGKFVPVEGSERELPAQLVLLAMGFLGPQKQGLLEDLGVELDGRGNVVRDKAFKTSLDNVFVAGDMGRGQSLIVWAIAEGRSAAAGVDAHLTGRDVLPAPIAPTDRPIA; this is encoded by the coding sequence ATGGCTGACCCCAAGGGCTTTCTGACCACCACGCGCGAAGAACCGAAGCGCCGTCCGGTCGACCTCCGGCTGATGGACTGGCGGGAGGTCTACGAGGACTTCGCGTCGACGAAGCTGGAGAAGCAGGCCGGCCGCTGCATGGACTGCGGCATCCCGTTCTGCCACCAGGGCTGCCCGCTCGGGAACCTCATCCCCGAGTGGAACACGCTGGTGTGGCGGGACGACTGGCGCCAGGCCATCGACCGGCTGCACGCGACGAACAACTTCCCGGAGTTCACCGGCACGCTGTGCCCGGCGCCCTGCGAAACCGCGTGCGTGCTCGGGATCAACGACGACCCGGTGACGATCAAGCGCGTCGAGATCTCCATCGTCGACCGCGCCTTCGAAGAGGGCTGGATCACGCCCGAGGTGCCCGCGGTGCGCACCGGCAAGAAGGTCGCGGTCGTGGGCTCCGGCCCGTCGGGACTCGCCGCGGCGCAGCAGCTCACGCGCGCGGGCCACAGCGTCGTGGTCTACGAGCGGGCCGACAAGATCGGCGGGCTGCTGCGCTACGGCATCCCCGAGTTCAAGATGGAGAAGTCCCGCCTCGACCGGCGGCTTGCGCAGATGGAAGCCGAGGGCACGGAGTTCCGGGCGTCGGTGAACGTCGGCGTCGACCTGCCGGTGGCCGACCTGCTGGCCCACGACGCCGTGGTGCTCGCCGGCGGGGCCACCGACTGGCGCGACCTCCCGATCCCGGGCCGCGAGCTCGACGGCATCCACCAGGCCATGGAGTTCCTGCCCCCGGCCAACCGGGTCGCTTCGGGCGAGCTGGAGAAGTCGCCGTTCGACGCGTCCGGCCTCGACGTCGTCGTGATCGGCGGCGGCGACACCGGCGCGGACTGCGTCGGGACGTCGCACCGCCAAGGCGCGCGGTCGGTGACGCAGCTGGAGATCATGCCGAAGCCGCCGGAGCTGCGGTCGGACGCCCACCCGTGGCCGACCTACCCGATGATCTACCGGGTGTCCTCGGCGCACGAAGAGGGCGGCGAGCGCCTGTACGCGGTGAACACGCAGGAGTTCCTGGGTGACGACACCGGCCGGGTCCGCGCTTTGAAGCTGGTCGAGGTGCGCAACGAGGGCGGCAAGTTCGTCCCCGTCGAGGGCTCCGAGCGTGAACTGCCCGCGCAGCTCGTCCTGCTGGCCATGGGCTTCCTCGGGCCGCAGAAGCAGGGCCTGCTCGAAGACCTCGGCGTCGAGCTCGACGGGCGCGGCAACGTGGTCCGCGACAAGGCGTTCAAGACGAGCCTCGACAACGTGTTCGTGGCCGGCGACATGGGCCGCGGCCAGTCCCTGATCGTGTGGGCGATCGCGGAGGGCCGCAGCGCCGCGGCCGGCGTCGACGCCCACCTGACCGGGCGGGACGTCCTGCCCGCCCCGATCGCGCCGACGGACCGGCCGATCGCGTAG
- the gltB gene encoding glutamate synthase large subunit: MTHRANSLPPSGEQFSNAEAEGLYRSDYEHDACGVAFVADLTGRRDHAIVAKALVALRNLEHRGARGAEPDTGDGAGLLIQVPDEFYREVVDFELPEPGTYAVGTAFLPQDEKRRGRAMTTIERIAAEEDMRVLGWRELPVHTEHCGPTAAETMPHFTQLFLAARRPKPEHSDPLHIERSAFCVRKRAEHELVDDDVYFPSLSSRTIVYKGMLTEPQVERFFADLTDERVTSAIGLVHSRFSTNTFPSWPLAHPYRYVAHNGEINTLRGNRNWMDAREALLETDLVPGDLKRIYPVITRGASDSASFDEVLELLHLGGRSLPHSVLMMIPEAWENHQEMDPARRAFYEFHSTLMEPWDGPALVAFTDGSQIGAVLDRNGLRPGRYWVTDDGLVVLASEVGVLDIDPATIVRKGRLEPGRMFLVDTAEGRIIEDEEIKTELATEHPYDEWVEAGLLHLEDLPERDREVPLHAALVRRQQAFGYTEEELDSILEPMARTGAEPIGSMGNDSPIATLSSRPRLLFDYFIQLFAQVTNPPLDAIREELVTALGTQIGAEPNLLVGNAASCRRIALPFPVLDNDQLAKLVHVNDDGDLPEFQAVTVLGRYNVHGGGEALIQRLDEIRAEVSEAIEDGARLIVLSDRGLDEHHAPIPSLLLTGAVHHHLVREKTRTQVGLIVEAGDAREVHHIALLVGYGVAAVNPYLAMATVEELAHQGKIPGVTPKEATYNLIKALGKGVRKTMSKMGVSTVASYTGAQIFEAIGLGEEVIDDCFTGTTSRLGGVGFETLADEVAKRHTYAFPADGVRASHRELETGADYQWRREGEPHLFNPQTVFKLQHSTRSGKYEIFKEYTKSVDDQAEKLLTLRGLFDFKYGKRAPVPIDEVEPVSEIVKRFATGAISYGSISMEMHQTLAIAMNRLGGKSNTGEGGEDAERLYDPERRSAVKQVASGRFGVTSEYLVNADDIQIKMAQGAKPGEGGQLPGAKVYPWIAKTRFSTPGVGLISPPPHHDIYSIEDLAQLIHDLKNANPNARIHVKLVSEVGVGTVAAGVSKAHADVVLISGHDGGTGASPLSSIKHAGGPWELGLAETQQTLLANRLRDRIVVQTDGQLKTGRDVIVAALLGAEEFGFATAPLVVSGCIMMRVCHLDTCPVGVATQNPKLREKFSGKAEYVVNFFEFIAQEVREYLAELGFRSIAEAVGHAEFLDKRKAVEHWKAAGLDLSPIFHVPDMAPAGLRLQQTQQDHGLEKALDNTLIQLAEGALNSGDKVRLELPVRNVNRTVGTMLGSELTKRWGGEGLPDDTIDVTFTGTAGQSFGAFVPKGITLRLIGDGNDYVGKGLSGGRLIVRPSPEANYVAEEQIIAGNVIAYGATSGEIFIRGKVGERFCVRNSGALAVVEGVGDHGGEYMTGGRMVVLGPIGRNFAAGMSGGIAYVLDLPAHRVNPEMVDLDPLDSEDADFLRETLEKHYDETESAVARELLADWDAGVDRFGKVMPKDYKRVLAAQVQAERDGRDVNEAIMEAAHG; encoded by the coding sequence GTGACCCACCGTGCCAATTCCCTGCCCCCGTCCGGGGAGCAGTTCAGCAACGCCGAGGCCGAGGGCCTCTACCGGAGCGACTACGAACACGACGCCTGCGGTGTCGCCTTCGTCGCCGACCTGACCGGGCGGCGCGATCATGCGATCGTCGCCAAAGCCCTGGTCGCGTTGCGCAATCTCGAACACCGAGGGGCGCGGGGTGCCGAACCGGACACCGGGGACGGCGCGGGACTGCTCATCCAGGTCCCGGACGAGTTCTACCGCGAAGTCGTCGACTTCGAGCTGCCCGAGCCGGGCACCTACGCCGTCGGCACCGCTTTCCTGCCGCAGGACGAAAAACGCCGCGGCCGGGCCATGACGACCATCGAGCGCATCGCCGCCGAAGAGGACATGCGCGTCCTCGGCTGGCGCGAGCTGCCGGTGCACACCGAGCACTGCGGGCCGACCGCCGCCGAGACCATGCCGCACTTCACGCAGCTGTTCCTCGCCGCGCGCCGCCCGAAGCCGGAGCATTCGGACCCGCTGCACATCGAGCGCAGCGCCTTCTGCGTCCGCAAGCGCGCCGAGCACGAGCTCGTCGACGACGACGTGTACTTCCCGTCACTGTCGTCGCGCACGATCGTCTACAAAGGAATGCTCACCGAGCCGCAGGTCGAGCGCTTCTTCGCCGACCTCACCGACGAGCGCGTCACCAGCGCCATCGGCCTGGTGCACTCCCGCTTCTCCACCAACACCTTCCCATCGTGGCCGCTCGCGCACCCGTACCGGTACGTCGCGCACAACGGCGAGATCAACACCCTGCGCGGCAACCGCAACTGGATGGACGCCCGCGAGGCGCTGCTGGAGACCGACCTGGTCCCCGGCGACCTCAAGCGCATCTACCCGGTGATCACCCGCGGCGCCAGCGACTCGGCGTCGTTCGACGAGGTGCTCGAGCTGCTCCACCTCGGCGGCCGCTCGCTGCCGCACTCGGTCCTGATGATGATCCCGGAGGCCTGGGAGAACCACCAGGAGATGGACCCGGCCCGGCGCGCCTTCTACGAGTTCCACTCGACGCTGATGGAGCCGTGGGACGGCCCGGCGCTCGTCGCCTTCACCGACGGCTCCCAGATCGGCGCGGTGCTCGACCGCAACGGCCTGCGCCCCGGCCGGTACTGGGTGACCGACGACGGCCTCGTCGTGCTGGCCTCCGAGGTCGGCGTACTCGACATCGACCCGGCGACGATCGTCCGGAAGGGACGCCTCGAACCCGGCCGGATGTTCCTCGTGGACACCGCCGAGGGCCGGATCATCGAGGACGAAGAGATCAAGACCGAGCTGGCCACCGAGCACCCGTACGACGAGTGGGTCGAGGCCGGTCTCCTGCACCTGGAGGACCTGCCCGAGCGCGACCGCGAGGTCCCGCTGCACGCCGCGCTCGTGCGCCGCCAGCAGGCGTTCGGCTACACCGAGGAGGAGCTCGACTCGATCCTCGAGCCGATGGCCCGCACCGGCGCGGAGCCGATCGGCTCGATGGGCAACGACTCGCCGATCGCGACGCTGTCGAGCCGGCCGCGGCTGCTGTTCGACTACTTCATCCAGCTCTTCGCCCAGGTGACGAACCCGCCGCTGGACGCCATCCGCGAGGAGCTCGTCACCGCGCTCGGCACGCAGATCGGCGCCGAGCCGAACCTGCTCGTCGGCAACGCGGCGTCCTGCCGCCGGATCGCGCTGCCGTTCCCGGTGCTCGACAACGACCAGCTCGCCAAGCTGGTGCACGTCAACGACGACGGCGACCTGCCGGAGTTCCAGGCGGTCACCGTGCTCGGCCGCTACAACGTCCACGGCGGCGGCGAAGCGCTGATCCAGCGGCTCGACGAGATCCGCGCCGAGGTCTCCGAGGCGATCGAGGACGGCGCCCGGCTGATCGTGCTGTCCGACCGCGGCCTCGACGAGCACCACGCGCCGATCCCCTCGCTGCTGCTGACCGGCGCGGTGCACCACCACCTCGTCCGCGAGAAGACGCGTACGCAGGTCGGCCTCATCGTCGAGGCCGGCGACGCGCGCGAGGTGCACCACATCGCCCTGCTGGTCGGCTACGGCGTCGCCGCGGTGAACCCGTACCTCGCGATGGCGACCGTCGAGGAGCTGGCCCACCAGGGCAAGATCCCCGGTGTCACGCCGAAGGAAGCGACGTACAACCTGATCAAGGCGCTCGGCAAGGGCGTCCGCAAGACGATGTCCAAGATGGGCGTCTCGACCGTCGCGTCCTACACCGGCGCGCAGATCTTCGAGGCGATCGGGCTCGGCGAAGAAGTCATCGACGACTGCTTCACCGGCACGACGTCCCGCCTCGGCGGCGTCGGCTTCGAGACCCTCGCCGACGAGGTCGCGAAGCGGCACACCTATGCCTTCCCGGCCGACGGCGTCCGCGCGTCGCACCGCGAGCTCGAAACGGGCGCGGACTACCAGTGGCGCCGCGAGGGCGAGCCGCACCTGTTCAACCCGCAGACCGTCTTCAAGCTCCAGCACTCCACGCGGTCCGGGAAGTACGAGATCTTCAAGGAGTACACGAAGTCCGTCGACGACCAAGCCGAGAAGCTGCTGACGCTGCGCGGGCTGTTCGACTTCAAGTACGGCAAGCGCGCGCCGGTGCCGATCGACGAGGTCGAGCCGGTCTCGGAGATCGTCAAGCGGTTCGCCACCGGCGCCATCTCCTACGGCTCGATCTCGATGGAGATGCACCAGACCCTCGCCATCGCGATGAACCGCCTCGGTGGCAAGTCGAACACCGGTGAGGGCGGCGAAGACGCCGAGCGGCTGTACGACCCGGAGCGGCGCAGCGCCGTGAAGCAGGTCGCGTCCGGCCGGTTCGGCGTCACGAGCGAGTACCTCGTCAACGCCGACGACATCCAGATCAAGATGGCGCAGGGCGCGAAGCCCGGCGAGGGCGGGCAGCTGCCCGGCGCGAAGGTGTACCCGTGGATCGCGAAGACGCGGTTCTCGACGCCGGGCGTCGGGCTGATCTCACCGCCGCCGCACCACGACATCTACTCGATCGAGGACCTCGCCCAGCTGATCCACGACCTCAAGAACGCCAACCCGAACGCGCGCATCCACGTGAAGCTCGTGTCCGAGGTCGGCGTCGGCACGGTCGCGGCGGGCGTGTCCAAGGCGCACGCGGACGTCGTGCTCATCTCGGGCCACGACGGCGGGACGGGCGCGTCGCCGCTGTCGTCCATCAAGCACGCCGGTGGCCCGTGGGAGCTCGGCCTGGCCGAGACGCAGCAGACGCTGCTGGCCAACCGGCTGCGCGACCGGATCGTCGTGCAGACCGATGGCCAGCTCAAGACCGGCCGGGACGTCATCGTCGCGGCGCTGCTGGGCGCCGAGGAGTTCGGCTTCGCGACCGCGCCGCTGGTGGTGTCGGGCTGCATCATGATGCGCGTCTGCCACCTCGACACCTGCCCGGTGGGCGTCGCGACGCAGAACCCGAAGCTGCGCGAGAAGTTCAGCGGCAAGGCCGAATACGTCGTCAACTTCTTCGAGTTCATCGCCCAGGAAGTGCGCGAGTACCTGGCGGAGCTCGGTTTCCGGTCGATCGCCGAGGCGGTCGGGCACGCCGAGTTCCTCGACAAGCGCAAGGCCGTCGAGCACTGGAAGGCGGCCGGGCTGGACCTGTCGCCGATCTTCCACGTGCCCGACATGGCCCCGGCGGGCCTGCGGCTGCAGCAGACGCAGCAGGACCACGGGCTGGAGAAGGCGCTCGACAACACGCTGATCCAGCTGGCCGAAGGCGCGTTGAACTCCGGTGACAAGGTGCGGCTGGAACTGCCCGTCCGCAACGTGAACCGGACCGTCGGCACCATGCTCGGCTCGGAGCTGACCAAGCGGTGGGGCGGCGAAGGCCTGCCCGACGACACCATCGACGTCACCTTCACCGGGACCGCGGGCCAGTCGTTCGGCGCGTTCGTGCCGAAGGGCATCACGCTGCGGCTGATCGGCGACGGCAACGACTACGTCGGCAAGGGCCTCTCCGGCGGACGGCTGATCGTGCGGCCGTCGCCGGAGGCGAACTACGTCGCCGAAGAGCAGATCATCGCCGGCAACGTGATCGCCTACGGCGCCACCAGCGGCGAGATCTTCATCCGCGGCAAGGTCGGCGAGCGGTTCTGCGTGCGCAACTCGGGGGCGCTGGCCGTCGTCGAAGGCGTCGGCGACCACGGCGGCGAGTACATGACCGGCGGCCGGATGGTCGTGCTCGGCCCGATCGGGCGGAACTTCGCGGCCGGCATGTCCGGCGGCATCGCCTACGTGCTCGACCTGCCCGCGCACCGCGTCAACCCGGAGATGGTCGATCTCGACCCGCTCGACTCCGAGGACGCGGACTTCCTGCGCGAGACGCTGGAAAAGCACTACGACGAAACGGAATCCGCGGTCGCGCGGGAACTGCTGGCCGACTGGGACGCGGGTGTCGACCGCTTCGGGAAGGTCATGCCGAAGGACTACAAGCGCGTGCTCGCGGCGCAGGTGCAGGCCGAGCGGGACGGGCGCGACGTGAACGAGGCGATCATGGAGGCCGCACATGGCTGA
- a CDS encoding YigZ family protein, which produces MTDRYLSVARSGVHEIEIKRSRFLCALAPVTSEEAAREFIAGRRRAEPGARHHCHAFVLGPDGRTQRSSDDGEPAGTAGTPMLEVLRRREVTDTVAVVTRYFGGVLLGAGGLIRAYGQSVSEALEVVGVLEHRRLTLVEVAVSYDRAGRLESDLRASPYLLHATRFDDKARFEIGLAPGQAPAFESRLADLTNGEATTTALGDHWVVHGS; this is translated from the coding sequence ATGACTGATCGTTATCTCTCCGTGGCTCGATCCGGGGTGCACGAGATCGAGATCAAGCGCTCCCGGTTCCTCTGCGCGCTCGCCCCGGTGACGTCGGAAGAGGCCGCGCGCGAGTTCATCGCGGGTCGCCGGCGCGCCGAACCGGGGGCGCGACACCACTGCCACGCCTTCGTTCTCGGCCCGGACGGCCGCACCCAGCGCTCGAGCGACGACGGCGAACCGGCGGGCACGGCGGGGACGCCGATGCTGGAAGTGCTGCGCCGCCGCGAGGTCACCGACACGGTCGCGGTGGTGACCCGCTACTTCGGCGGCGTGCTGCTGGGCGCGGGCGGACTGATCCGCGCGTACGGACAGTCCGTTTCGGAGGCTCTGGAAGTTGTTGGTGTACTAGAACACCGGCGTCTCACGCTGGTGGAAGTCGCGGTGAGCTACGACCGCGCGGGACGGCTCGAGAGCGACTTGCGCGCGTCGCCGTACTTGCTCCACGCCACCCGCTTCGACGACAAGGCCCGCTTCGAGATCGGACTGGCGCCGGGGCAGGCACCCGCGTTCGAGAGCAGGCTGGCGGACCTGACGAACGGCGAGGCGACGACGACCGCGCTCGGCGACCACTGGGTGGTCCACGGTTCGTGA